Proteins encoded by one window of bacterium:
- the sat gene encoding sulfate adenylyltransferase, which produces MPTSIPHGGTLVDRVLRGHEKEEALKRAQKMKKIPLGEVAISDLQMIAMGAMSPLTGFLNKEDYDSVVHTMHLKSGYVWSIPVTLPVPDEIAGSVHVGEEVALIEMSGRILGTLRIADKFTPDKTVEAKEVYRTTDAAHPGVARLLAQGNTCLGGEIWQLDDPAELSFVDHHFTPAQLRQQFEERGWKTVVGFQTRNPVHRAHEYIQKCALEIVDGLLLHPLVGATKQDDIPADIRMRSYEVLIREYYPQNRVVLSVFPAAMRYAGPREAIFHAMCRKNFGCTHIIIGRDHAGVGNYYGTYDAQLIFEQFRPEELGITPLKFEHSFFCRTCQAVVTSKTCPHPPAHHVTLSGTQVRTMLAKGELPPPEFSRAEVVKVLIEGLRQQAAA; this is translated from the coding sequence ATGCCAACCAGCATCCCCCACGGCGGCACTCTCGTTGATCGCGTGTTGCGTGGCCATGAGAAGGAAGAAGCGCTCAAACGCGCGCAGAAGATGAAGAAGATCCCGCTGGGCGAAGTGGCGATCTCCGATCTGCAAATGATTGCGATGGGCGCGATGAGCCCGCTCACCGGTTTCTTGAACAAGGAAGACTACGACAGCGTGGTGCACACCATGCATCTGAAAAGCGGCTACGTCTGGTCGATTCCGGTCACCTTGCCGGTGCCGGATGAAATCGCCGGCAGCGTGCACGTCGGCGAGGAAGTCGCGTTGATCGAGATGAGCGGAAGAATTCTGGGCACGCTCAGGATTGCGGACAAGTTCACGCCCGACAAAACCGTGGAAGCGAAGGAAGTGTACCGCACCACCGATGCCGCGCACCCCGGCGTGGCGCGCCTGCTGGCGCAGGGCAACACGTGTCTCGGCGGTGAGATTTGGCAGTTGGACGATCCCGCCGAGCTGTCTTTTGTCGACCACCATTTCACGCCGGCGCAATTGCGCCAGCAATTCGAAGAGCGCGGTTGGAAAACCGTGGTCGGTTTTCAAACCCGCAATCCCGTGCACCGCGCGCATGAATACATTCAGAAGTGCGCGCTCGAAATCGTCGACGGGCTGCTGCTGCATCCGCTGGTGGGCGCCACCAAGCAGGACGACATCCCCGCCGATATTCGCATGCGCAGCTACGAGGTGCTGATTCGCGAATACTATCCGCAGAACCGCGTCGTGCTCAGCGTGTTTCCCGCGGCGATGCGCTACGCCGGCCCGCGCGAGGCCATCTTTCACGCCATGTGCCGCAAGAATTTCGGCTGCACGCACATCATCATCGGCCGTGATCACGCCGGCGTCGGCAACTACTACGGCACTTATGATGCCCAGCTCATCTTCGAGCAATTCCGGCCCGAGGAATTGGGCATCACGCCGCTGAAGTTCGAACACTCGTTCTTCTGCCGCACTTGCCAGGCGGTGGTGACAAGCAAGACGTGCCCGCACCCGCCGGCGCATCACGTCACGCTCTCCGGCACGCAGGTGCGCACGATGCTGGCGAAGGGCGAGCTGCCCCCGCCGGAATTCAGCCGCGCGGAAGTCGTGAAGGTCTTGATCGAAGGCCTGCGCCAGCAAGCGGCGGCCTGA